The following nucleotide sequence is from Pseudarthrobacter psychrotolerans.
CTGGCGAAAGTTCCCGATCTGCCCCTCAGCCAATTCGAAGACCTGCATCTGGGCTGCGCCCAGCCCCAGGACGAGCACGGCTGGAACATGGCCCGGCGGGTCGCGGTGCAACTGGGCGCCGATCTGTTGCCCGGAACCACCGTCAACCGGTACTGCGCGTCCTCACTTCAGGGCGCACGGATGGCCTTCCACGCCATCCGTGCCGGTGAAGGCCGCGGCTATCTGGTGGGAGGCGTGGAGTGCGTCTCCCGGTACGGAGAAAACCGGGAGGCCACCAACCCCGGGTTCGCCGACGCCTCGGCGCGGACCGCCCGCATTGTGTCCACGGGTGCAACGTGGTCCGACCCGCGGCTCGAGGGCCTGCTCCCGGACTACTACATGTCCATGGGCCACACCGCAGAAAACGTGGCCACGCTGACCGGGACCACCCGGCCCGAGATGGATGCGTTTGCCGCCCGCTCCCAGCAGCGGGCAGTCGCTTCTGCCGCGAACGGGTTCTTTGCCCGCGAAATAATCCCCGTGACCGGCCCCGACGGACAGGTGTTCAGCACCGACGACGGGCCGCGGCCAGGCACGACAGCGGAGAAGCTGGCCGGACTGAAGCCCGTGTTCAGGGAAGACGGCAGCGTCACGGCCGGAAATGCCTGCCCGTTGAATGATGGCGCGGCGGGGTCGGTCATTGTGTCCGCGGAACTGGCCCGCGAGTACGGACTGACCCCGCTGGCACGCATCGTCTCCACGGGAGTGACCGGCCTGTCACCCGAGATCATGGGACTGGGGCCGGTGGAGGCCAGCCGGATGGCCCTCCGGCGGGCAGGACTCGGCATCAAGGACATGGGCATCGTCGAACTAAACGAAGCGTTTGCCGCCCAGGTGCTTCCCTCGGCCCGCCAACTGGGCATCGACATCGACGAACAACTGAATCCGCACGGCGGCGCCATCGCCTTGGGCCATCCGTTCGGTGCCACCGGCGTCCGCTTGCTCACCACCCTGATCAACGGGCTGGACACCCGCGACCAGCAGTTCGGGCTGGCCACGATGTGCGTTGGCGGCGGCCAGGGAATGGCGATGGTGATCGAGCGCCTCAGCTGAGGGCACGCTTCGGTTGCCGGCTCTCGACGCACACCGGAACTCATCCACCAATGAAGGGCGGTTGCGGAACTCACGTTCCGCAACCGCCCTTCGGTCTTCAGCCCAGCTGCCGGTACTTCCTCTGGCTAGGACCGGCCAGCGATCGAGAGGAAGGCCTGCCGGAGCTCGTCATCCGGAGAGTCCCCTGCCTTGTCAGCCCGGAACGCAATGAACTTATCCGGCCGGACCAAAATGGCTCCGGCGGCTGTGTGGCCGCGGTCCCGGATCCACGCACAACGGGGATCGAGGTAGTCCCCGCTGGAGTGCCCCACCGTGAAGGCATTCAGAGCAAGGCCCTCCTCTGAGGCGATGCGGCGGGCCGCCTCGACCCACTCCCGGCCCTCTTCGCCCGCGATGAGGATGTATTCGCCGGAGCCACCAAGGTCCTGGACCGCGGAGCGGTTGCCGCGATGGTCTTCCAGCCAGGCATGCGGCAGCGGAGAGCCCGGACGCGTCGATGGCTGGTAGATCCGGATTTCCTCGATCGGTTCCGGTTCCTGGCTGCCGTCGGGCACAATGGCAGCCGAATCGTAGCGGAATCCGACCTCAACGTTGTGTTCCCGGAACTCCATCGACTGCGCGGCAATCACCGCGCTCAACACGGCGCGGAAGCCGTCGTCGGCGGCGTCCTCGCTCCAGACCCGCCGCAAGGAGGCCAGGTTGTCCTCGGTGCTGTTGGCCGGGCTGACACCGAGGGCCTCCCCGATGGCCATGTGGTTCATGGCGTTCTCCGTGGACCGGCGGACATTGGTGGCGGCCACCGGCTGCCGCTCGGCCTGGTAGGTCTCCAGTAGCCCGGGCGAGGCCTGCCCGCGCAGGACCGCGGCGGTCTTCCAACACAGGTTGTAGGCATCCTGAATGGCGGTATTCAGGCCCAGTCCGCCCGTGGGACCATGGCGGTGCGCTGCGTCCCCGAGCAGGAACACCCGGCCCTCCTGGAAACGCTCGGCGACCAAGGCCTCAAAGGTCCAGCGACTGATCTTGTTGACGGTGAGCTCAAGATCAGGCAGGCCGAGCGCGTTCTTCATGTTCGCGATCAGGGCCTCATCGTCGGCCACCCTCTTGTCGTCGAAGGCGTAGTTCTCGTGGAAGACCCATTCCTGCGAGTCAGGTCCCCAGTTGTCGGGTCCCATCGCCACAAGGAGGGTCAGCAGGCCGGTGTGGGCAGGCCACATCCAGTTGATCAGGACACTGGGATCCTTGAGGTACTTACTGAGGTCCGCCGTGAAATGCACCGAGACGGTGTAAAGGATGTTGCGCTGGCCAAGGAGTTCTATGCCCGCGTCGGCACCGACTTTCCGCCCGCCGTCGCACCCGTAGAGGTACTGGCTACGGACCGTATACGTCTCACCGGTGTCCTTGTTGAGGACGGTGGAGGTAACGCCGTCGTCGTCCTGGGTGAAGGACAGCAGCTCGTGGTTGAACCGGGTCGCGTCCTGGTTCTTCCGCTTGGCGTGCGCAAGGAGTACAGGTTCCAGGCGCAACTGGGGCAGAT
It contains:
- a CDS encoding FAD-dependent monooxygenase; the protein is MSDIEVPVLIVGGGGAGLTASMLLSDLGIEHLLVSALPGTSTLPKAHVVNQRSMEIFRKLGVAADIYEAGTPPEAMARTAWYAGLNGDDPVYGREIASQEVWGAGYTDPDYIAASPCRMTNLPQLRLEPVLLAHAKRKNQDATRFNHELLSFTQDDDGVTSTVLNKDTGETYTVRSQYLYGCDGGRKVGADAGIELLGQRNILYTVSVHFTADLSKYLKDPSVLINWMWPAHTGLLTLLVAMGPDNWGPDSQEWVFHENYAFDDKRVADDEALIANMKNALGLPDLELTVNKISRWTFEALVAERFQEGRVFLLGDAAHRHGPTGGLGLNTAIQDAYNLCWKTAAVLRGQASPGLLETYQAERQPVAATNVRRSTENAMNHMAIGEALGVSPANSTEDNLASLRRVWSEDAADDGFRAVLSAVIAAQSMEFREHNVEVGFRYDSAAIVPDGSQEPEPIEEIRIYQPSTRPGSPLPHAWLEDHRGNRSAVQDLGGSGEYILIAGEEGREWVEAARRIASEEGLALNAFTVGHSSGDYLDPRCAWIRDRGHTAAGAILVRPDKFIAFRADKAGDSPDDELRQAFLSIAGRS
- a CDS encoding acetyl-CoA C-acetyltransferase → MTLKDNDAVIVAIGRSPIGRAGKGTLTAIRPDDLAAEVFAGVLAKVPDLPLSQFEDLHLGCAQPQDEHGWNMARRVAVQLGADLLPGTTVNRYCASSLQGARMAFHAIRAGEGRGYLVGGVECVSRYGENREATNPGFADASARTARIVSTGATWSDPRLEGLLPDYYMSMGHTAENVATLTGTTRPEMDAFAARSQQRAVASAANGFFAREIIPVTGPDGQVFSTDDGPRPGTTAEKLAGLKPVFREDGSVTAGNACPLNDGAAGSVIVSAELAREYGLTPLARIVSTGVTGLSPEIMGLGPVEASRMALRRAGLGIKDMGIVELNEAFAAQVLPSARQLGIDIDEQLNPHGGAIALGHPFGATGVRLLTTLINGLDTRDQQFGLATMCVGGGQGMAMVIERLS